From the genome of Thermosynechococcus sp. NK55a:
ACGAGCTTGCTCTGCCAAGTTGTGACCAGTCATTGAGTCAACAGCACCCACAACCGGCGCAACAGCAACAGCACCAACCCCAAGGGCAAGCACGGCGAGTGGTTCTAAACCAAGTAACAGGGCTTCCAACTCCATTCTGCGGCATCCTCCAAAGAAAAAGCAAGATGAGTACATCGCACCTATGATAGCAAAGGTGCAGGGAGGGCCATATCCCCACTCGCTTAATCGCTCCACCAAGAATCTTATGCAGGACTGAGCCAAAAGATTAGGAGAGCTTGAGGGCAGTACTGGGAACCTCATCCCAAGAGGCCACGGTACGCAAGCGAACTTGCCAACCGGCAGCTTTTTGTTCTGTTGTCAAGTTTTTCTCAAAGGACTGCACACACTCTCTCGCCTGTGCTTCATTACAACAGGCAATACAGGCATAAAGCAAGCCAGAAGGATCAATTTGCTCGCTCACCCAAATCGTGATCATCGCTCACTCCTTGGTGCACTTTGCCGATTTCACAGAACTATCTACAGCCTAGGCGAAACACAGCCAGACCGTCAGCCCTTCTTAACAGCACTTTAATAAAGCGGCCAATGCTGCCAGTAGTTGTTCAATGTGCCCAGGGGTGTGATCGGCTCTTAAGGTGATGCGCAGACGACTAAAAGGCACGGTCGGTGGCCGTACCGCCGCCACCCAACATCCAGCATCTTGTAATTTCTGACCCCATTGGAGGACGGTGGCTGGATCGGGAGCAGGCAGGCAAAAGATAGGGGTCGGTAAGGGACGGGGCAAAACCGGGCAGCCCAATGCTTGCAGTCCTTTTTCTAGTTGTTGAATGCGCTCCCCTAGGGCTTGGCGCAGGGAAGGATCTGTTTGTAGTTGCTCAAGGGCAGCAAGGGCAGCAGCAGCATCCGCCGGTGAGAGGCCAGTGCTATAGATCCATGTGCTGGCACGGTGTTGCAGATAGGTGATCAGGGCTTGGGAGCCGGCAATGTATCCCCCTAAACTGCCAAGGGCTTTGCTGAGGGTACCCATTTGAATGATGGTCGGGCTAGATTGCCCCAAGGCGGCTAAGGTACCAGCACCATTGGTTCCCAACACCCCTGTGCCGTGGGCATCGTCGACGAGCACCATTGCTATATAGGCCTCGGCTAGCCCTAGTATCTCCTCTAGGGGGGCGACATCCCCATCCATACTGAAGACACCATCGGTGAGGATTAGACAACGGCGGTATTGGGAGCGATGGGTCTCTAGGAGTTGAGCAAGGGCGGCAACATTGTTGTGGGGGTATTCATAGAACGTAGCGCGACTGAGGTGGGCGCCTTTTTTCAGACAGGCATGGTTGTAGGCATCCCCAAGCACCAAGTCCCGTTGATCCACAAGGGCAGCAATGGTGCCAAGATTGGCCGCAGTACCGGAACTGAAGACCAAGGCAGCTTCTGTACCCTTCCACTGGGCGATCGCCCGCTCGAGTTGGGCGTGGAGGTGACGCTGACCACTGAGAAGGCGCGAGCCTGTGGCTCCGGTTCCCCACTGTTGAATGGCTGCAATGGCGGCGACTTTCACCTGCGGGTGGTTGGCCAGACCTAGATAGTCATTGCTGCAAAAGTTAATCAATGGACGGGGCGGCTCTCCTACACTCACTACTGCTGCCGGTGCGCCACTGAGCAGGGGCTGGCGATACCAATGGGCACGGTGCAGCGTATTTAGGGCAGGTTCTAGCCAGTCAAAGGGATCGCTCATTTGAGAATATTTTGGGGCAGAGTTGACAAAGCCTAAAAATACGTGATCTAAACCAACTAAACCAATACGTGGCGGGGCGATTGCGGGGGACGAAGTTTATTGCCATTCTGCGGGTAGCGCCCATTCAATGGCTCAAGGTGCAGCCGATAACCGACATTGCGCACGGTTTGAATCAAACGTGGCTGTTGCGGATCCACTTCAATTTTCTTGCGCAAAGATAAAATATGCGTATCGACGGTGCGGGGGTTATCAATGCCCTCTGGCCAAGCCCGCCGCAGCAACTCCTGACGACTCAAAGGCGTGCCCCCCATTTGGGTGAGGACATAGAGCAAGCTAAATTCCTGCGGTGTTAAGTCCACTGGGACATTGCGTACTACCACTCGCCGCTGCACTAAATCAATTTGTAGCTCACCTAGGTTCAAGATGCTGGGTAAACAGGGGCGTGCTCGCCGTGCCAAGGCCTCGATGCGGGCAAGAAACTCCTGCATCCCAAAGGGCTTGGCCAAATAATCATCGGCGCCTGCCCGCAGCGCCGTCACCACATCCGCTTCATCTTCACGGGCGGACAGGACTAAAATCAAAACGGCGCCTTGATGGTGCAGCCAGCGGCATAATGCCAAGCCATTCCCCTCATTTAAGTCTAGATCGAGGACGACCAAATCGGGATGCCGCAGTTGAAACACCTCCTGTCCCTGTTGACAGCCACTGGCAAGATGAACAATGTGCCCCCCTTGTTGTAGGTGCCAGCCAAGGAGGGAACGCAGGTGGGGGTTGCTTTCAATAATTTCAATGTGCATCAACATGAGTACATCCCCACAACAAGATGTCGTTCTACATTTCTGGGAGATTTTGCCAGAAGGTGCAACAGGATGGCAGTATTTGAATGAATTGGATGCTAATCTAGCAAATCTAATACCTATCATTTCGTAACGAATAATACTTTAGGGTTTTTTCTTGTTCCCGCAATAGAAAATTCTTACCCCTTCTCTAGTGACAAAATTCTAGTGACAAAATGAAGTGGGGTTTCTAAACGTTTCTAAACAAGGGATATGGCTGTGCCCATTCTCAACCTCTTAGGGGCTGATGGTTCACGACAGCAAATTCAACTGGGGCGCGATCGCCTGATCATTGGTACTGACCCCCAAAGCCAAGTGATTCTTGTCGGCGAGGGGATTTCCCGCCACCATGCCTTGATTCTTCCCACTGAAACGGGCTACCAAGTGGCGGATCTCGGGAGCGCCAGCGGCACTTTTTTGAATGGCACAAAGCTGCGGCCGCGCACCCCTGTGGTTCTCAAGGCGGGCGATCGCCTCCGCATTGGGGACTTTGAAGCCATTTTCGATCCAGATGGCAGGGCAACAACGGAACTGCCAGGCACGGTCGTGATGGGGGCTGCTAGTACGCCAATTTTGCAGGTGGCAACGCCTCACTGGTTGCAGGAGTTTCCGCTGCTCAAGGAGGAACTGATTCTCGGTCGGGACCCAAAGGCAGACATTACCATTGACCATCCCTTTGTGTCCTTTCACCATGCCAAGCTGGTGCGATCGGGGGATCACTACAAAATCATTGACTTGGGCAGCAAGAATGGCCTTCACTGGCGCGGCACAACGATGAGCGAACATACCTTGGCACCGGGAGATGTCATTCATGTGGGGGAATCGCTGCGCCTCACATATCTGTTGATGCCTGCCACGGAGGTTGTTGAGCAAACTCGACCCCTCCCACTGCGCGATCGCCAGCAGGTTCGCATTGGCCGCGATCCCAGCAATGATATGGTGCTGGATCATCCCGTCGTCTCACGGTTTCACGCTCGCCTTTATCTCCAAGAGGGACAGTGGTACATCGTCGATCTCAACTCCGCCAATGGCACCTTTGTCAACAACCGACGCCTTGAACCCCGCAAACCTGTAGTCTTGCCAACGGGTGCGCTGGTGCGCATTGGTCCCTATAGTTCTGTTTTTACCCCCGACGAAACCATTGTTCCCCACAATGACAGTGGTAACCTGCGTCTCGACGCCATCCACCTCAGTAAAACCACCCCTAAGGGGGCGAAGCTCCTTCAAGATATTTCTCTTTCAATTTTGCCCCGCGAGTTTGTGGCAATTGTTGGTGGCAGTGGTGCTGGTAAATCAACGCTGCTCGATGCCCTCAATGGTTTTCGTCCTGCCACGAAGGGCATGGTACTGGTCAACGGCCATGATCTGTACCGCTACTTTGGAACATACCGCACCCAGATTGGCTATGTGCCTCAGGATGACATTATCCACCGGGAGTTAACTGTGGCTCAAGCCCTAGATTATGCAGCACGACTGCGCCTACCCGCTGATTTTAGCGATCAAGAGCGACAGGAACAGGTGAACCGGGTTCTGGCGGAGTTGGAGTTGACAGCGCAGCGGCATGTCCTTGTTAAGCAACTGAGTGGTGGTCAGCGCAAGCGGGTGTCGATTGGTGTGGAATTGCTCACCCGCCCCAGTTTGTTTTTCTTGGATGAGGCAACTTCTGGCTTAGATCCGGGCACGGAAACCCAAATGATGCGGCTGTTGCGGCAGTTGGCGGATCAGGGGCGAACGATTTTACTCATTACCCATGCCACTAAGAATGTGATGCTCTGCGATTTGGTGGTGTTTTTGGCGCGGGGCGGCTACCTTGCCTATTTTGGTCCACCGGATCAAGCCCTCAGCTATTTTGATGTTCAAGATTTTGATGAAATTTACCTCAAGATTGAGAGCGAAGCTAATCCGGCCCTATGGCAGCAACGCTATCGCCAGTCTCATCTGTATCAAACCTATGTGGTGGAGCGACAGCGTCCCCTCAATGTGGATACAGGGGCAACGCGACAGGTCCAGCCCCAACATCAAAAAGCAACGATTCCCCGAGTGGCACCATGGCGGCAGTGGTGGATTCTCATCCGGCGAAACTTGGCCATTTTGCGACAGGATCGGGCGGCCCTCATTCTCATGCTCTCTTTGGCGCCGATTTTGGGAGCCTTGGATTTTGTCCTCTGGAAGCCAATGATTCTTGATCCAGATCAAGGGGATGCGGGGCAGGCATTTACGATGGCCTTTGTTACTGTGCTCATTGCCGTGATGGTGGGCAGCCTAGCCACGATGCGCGAAATTGTTAAGGAACTGGAGATCTATCGCCGTGAGCGGATGGTGGGGTTGGGGCTGTGGCCCTATATTTTTTCAAAGCTGGGCCCAGCAGTGGTCCTGGCACTATACCAAGCAGCCATTTTCTTGGGGATGAAGTTTTTGGCGATCAATCTTAGCCTCGGTATTGGGGCGATCGCTGGCCTTTACTTGACACTGTTTCTGGTGACCTTTGGTGGCATGGTAATGGGGTTACTGGTTTCTGCCCTCTCCCCCACTCAGACGGTTGCTCCTCTACTCACGATTCTCTTTTTGGTGCCGCAGATTACCTTTGCCGGTGCCATTATTCCCCTCAAGGATCTAGGGCCAGTGGGCAATTGGATCAGCGATGTCACCTTGACCCGCTGGGGCTATGCCAATGTGGTTTCCCTCTTGGGCTTTGGTCAGGATGTGGCTCAAGATCCCTGCTGGCAGCAACCGAAGTCGGTACGGGAGAAGCGAAGTCCTGAAGCTTTGGCTCAGTGTCCCTGCTTTGGCGAGAACCTCTTCCGGCGTTGCCACTTTCCAGGGGTGCGCAAGGAGTACCACCCCGCTGTGGATGAACCAGAACCCCCCCAACCTGCGGAACCAGGTGATCCACCGGCACTGCCCAAGTCCGTCTTAGAGTTGAATCAGGCCTATCGCGATCGCGTCGAGGAGTACAATCAGCGGGTCAAAGCCTATCAGAGGGCCATGGATCGCTGGCAAGACCAATTTGCCCTCTGGAAAGAGCAGCGGGGGCGGGCGATCGCCAGCGGTGAAGCCCTCATTGATCGCTTTTGGAGTCTTCAGGGGCAGACCTTCAACGCCAATGTTACTGCCAATCACCTGCGCTTAGGGGGCATTATTGCCCTGATGCTGGGACTAGTGGGGGTCTTTCAAAAGCGTAAGGATGTGCTTTAGTCTCGAACAGTAGGGTTACCGTTTCAGCGGCGGATCAGTTCCGAAGCCAGCACCCATGGGCTAGCCACCAGCGCCCTTTGAGCCATTTCTCCAACACTGAGCATCCCTGCGGCAAGGCAAAGCTCATACCAAGGGCACAGCCAACCACAGATGCCCCAGCAGGGCACAAAAAAATAGCACTGACCAGACAACCCGCTGACTGTGCTAAACAGTTTGGCCACCTTCTGGTTCCTCATCTGCTGAGGTTCAAGTATTAGGCTGCTAGGTGGGCAAAGGCGCGGCTCATTGCCCCTAAGGCCATATCAATCTCGGCAGCACGGACAATGAGAGGAGGGACAAAGCGTACCACCTTCGGCCCCGCCGGCACCAGCAATAGCCCCTCAGCAAGGGCAGCTTTGACGACTTCAGCAGCGGTGAGAGGGGTGTCGGGTTGGAGTTCAAGACCGTTGATCAGCCCCCAGCCGCGCACCTCGGCAATGAGTTGGGGATAGGTGGCCGCCAGGTCCTGTAGTCCTGTCCGCAGTTGCTGCCCGCGATCGCGCACATTTTCGAGGAGATTCTCTTTTTCCAGAGTTTCACAAACGGTGAGGGCTGCTGCCGTGGCCAAGGGGTTACCGCCAAAGGTACTGGCGTGATCCCCCGGCTGAAAGACGGCACAAAACTCCTTGGCAATCATGGCACCAATGGGAACGCCCCCGGCAAGGCCTTTGGCAGCGGTGAAAACATCCGGTTCGACACCGAGGGTTTCATAGCCCCACAGGGACCCCGTGCGACCCATGCCCACTTGCACTTCATCAAAAATCAGGAGAATGCCTTTTGCTGTGCAGAGTTGGCGTACCTGCTCAAAGTAGGCGCGATCGCCGGGGCGGACTCCCCCTTCCCCCTGCAAGGGCTCCAAAAGAATGGCTGCCACCTGCGGTTCCGGTTGATCCAAGGAGGCCACGAGGGCTTCTAGAGCACCTAAGTCGTTGTAGGGCACATAGGCAAAGCCGGGCACCAAGGGGTCAAAGTGTTTTTGGTATTTTGGTTGTCCCGTAGCGGTTATCGTCGCCAGGGTACGTCCGTGGAAGCTGGCCTGTGCTGTAATGATGATTGGGTTGGCAATGTGGCGAACGGTATGGGCATATTTACGGGCCAGTTTAATGGCCGCTTCGTTGGCTTCAGCACCAGAATTGCAGAAAAAGACGCGATCGCCACAGGAGTGAGCCACCAACCACTGCGCCAATGCCCCCTGTTGGGGAATGTAATACAGATTCGAAACGTGGTGCAGCGTTTGCATTTGGCGGCTGACCGCCTCCACTAAGGCTGGATGGGCATGGCCGAGGGTACAGGTGGCAATGCCCGCCACAAAGTCTAGATAGCTGCGGCCTTGATCATCCCAAACCCGACAGCCTTCACCGCCCACGAGCGCAATCGGAAAGCGGCTATAGGTGGTCATCACCACTTGGTCAAAGGCATCAGTACTGAAGGAGGTCGAGGGAGCAGCAACCATTGACTCTGGACCCAAAGCAAAAACTTCCTGCTATCTTAGCATCTCCCTATCGGTGTGGCAGGGCAGTTGGGGATCACCCTATAATTAGTGCTTATTGACCGCCAAGGATGGCTTCGGTACACTACACCTAGTATTAGCCATTGAATCCTAACCCTATGGTGCAAAATCCTCCCCGTCCCCAAACCAGCTTCCCCACTACAGCCCCCACAGCCTATCCCGTGTTTTACCGTACCTACAGCCGCCAAAATGAAGCGGGCGAGCGGGAGAGTTGGCCACAGGTGTGCGATCGCACCCTCAAAGGCCTACAGGAAGTGGGGCACCTCACCGAAGCGGAAGTGGCACTGCTGAGGGAAATGCAGCAGGAGCTGAAGGCCCTGCCCTCTGGCCGTTGGCTGTGGGTCGGCGGCACCGATTGGGTACGCCAGCCCGAGAACTTTTCCGGTGCCTACAACTGCACCAGCACCAATGTTGTGGATTGGGATTCCTTTGGCCTCATGATGGACTTGGCCATGCAAGGCTGTGGCACAGGGGCAATTCTGGAACCAAAATACATCTCTCAGTTACCTCCCATTTGCAATCGCCTAGAGGTCACCGTTATCGGCGCAATTGGTCAAACCCCCAGGGAAGCGCGTCAAGAGCACACCACCGTCACACTCACGGGGCAGACCTGCCAGATCAAAGTGGGGGATAGCCGCCAAGGCTGGGTGAAGTCTTACCAAACGCTTCTTGAACTAGCCAGCAACCCGCACCTCGGTGGTTCAGTTCAGGTCACGATTGACATCAGTGATGTGCGTCCGACAGGTGAGCGGCTCAAGGGGTTTGGCGGAGTGGCCAATCCAGTAAAGCTGCCAGACCTCTACCATCGCTGTGCTGTCCTGTTAAATGCCGCAGTGGGTCGGCAGTTGACCTCTGTGGAGTGCTGTCTGCTGATTGACGAGGCAGCCGTTGTCGTCGTTGCGGGTAATGTGAGGCGATCGGCGGGCATGCGTCAAGGCGCTAGTGACGATGAGGCCTTTGCCCAGGCCAAGCAAAACCTCTGGCAGCAGGATGAGCAGGGCAATTGGCGCATCGATCCCAAGCGGGATGCTCTACGAATGGCCAACCATACCCGTGTCTTCCACAGGAAGCCGAGTCTTGAAGAATGTATCAATGCGGTGCGAAGTCAGTTCTATTCTGGGGAAGGCGCTATTCAATGGGCAGGGGAGGCGATCGCCCGCGCCAACGCCGATCTTCTAACCACACCCCATCTGAAGCAGGCTTTTCTCCGTGCCTATGAAAATCAACAGGGGGACGCCTTTTTGCAGAAGCTCTTGCCTGCCATGGATCAGCGGGAGCTTGCCCATCGCCTTGGTCGCTATGGCCTCAATCCCTGTGGGGAAATTATTGGTGCGGATTTTCACTGTAACCTTGCAGAAATTCACCTCAATCAGATTGATCCAGCGGATACAGC
Proteins encoded in this window:
- the nrdJ gene encoding ribonucleoside-triphosphate reductase, adenosylcobalamin-dependent, coding for MVQNPPRPQTSFPTTAPTAYPVFYRTYSRQNEAGERESWPQVCDRTLKGLQEVGHLTEAEVALLREMQQELKALPSGRWLWVGGTDWVRQPENFSGAYNCTSTNVVDWDSFGLMMDLAMQGCGTGAILEPKYISQLPPICNRLEVTVIGAIGQTPREARQEHTTVTLTGQTCQIKVGDSRQGWVKSYQTLLELASNPHLGGSVQVTIDISDVRPTGERLKGFGGVANPVKLPDLYHRCAVLLNAAVGRQLTSVECCLLIDEAAVVVVAGNVRRSAGMRQGASDDEAFAQAKQNLWQQDEQGNWRIDPKRDALRMANHTRVFHRKPSLEECINAVRSQFYSGEGAIQWAGEAIARANADLLTTPHLKQAFLRAYENQQGDAFLQKLLPAMDQRELAHRLGRYGLNPCGEIIGADFHCNLAEIHLNQIDPADTATQEKAFKAGALSVAALLNHRFVVERYQYSRAIDPIVGVSFTGLFDFFVHAFGVPWLEWWAAGRPDTPQGRQFKAQEAAFLQRWRWIVHEAVWEYCDRHGLKRPNRCTTVQPSGTKSLLTGASPGWHPPKAQRFIRRITFRKGDAVAMACYDYGYNVIPSQSDKDETGKLLDDPFDPRCTEWLVEIPVAVSWADLAGADTIDVSQFSALAQFDFYMQVQQHYTTHNTSATIELREAEVEPLATAIYTAIQQDQGYISAALLARFDAHETFPRLPFEPISKERYEQEIAAVAQRKRVNDFHEALSRYTQPLAEAGPAGCDSDKCLMS
- the bioF gene encoding 8-amino-7-oxononanoate synthase, translating into MSDPFDWLEPALNTLHRAHWYRQPLLSGAPAAVVSVGEPPRPLINFCSNDYLGLANHPQVKVAAIAAIQQWGTGATGSRLLSGQRHLHAQLERAIAQWKGTEAALVFSSGTAANLGTIAALVDQRDLVLGDAYNHACLKKGAHLSRATFYEYPHNNVAALAQLLETHRSQYRRCLILTDGVFSMDGDVAPLEEILGLAEAYIAMVLVDDAHGTGVLGTNGAGTLAALGQSSPTIIQMGTLSKALGSLGGYIAGSQALITYLQHRASTWIYSTGLSPADAAAALAALEQLQTDPSLRQALGERIQQLEKGLQALGCPVLPRPLPTPIFCLPAPDPATVLQWGQKLQDAGCWVAAVRPPTVPFSRLRITLRADHTPGHIEQLLAALAALLKCC
- a CDS encoding aspartate aminotransferase family protein, which encodes MVAAPSTSFSTDAFDQVVMTTYSRFPIALVGGEGCRVWDDQGRSYLDFVAGIATCTLGHAHPALVEAVSRQMQTLHHVSNLYYIPQQGALAQWLVAHSCGDRVFFCNSGAEANEAAIKLARKYAHTVRHIANPIIITAQASFHGRTLATITATGQPKYQKHFDPLVPGFAYVPYNDLGALEALVASLDQPEPQVAAILLEPLQGEGGVRPGDRAYFEQVRQLCTAKGILLIFDEVQVGMGRTGSLWGYETLGVEPDVFTAAKGLAGGVPIGAMIAKEFCAVFQPGDHASTFGGNPLATAAALTVCETLEKENLLENVRDRGQQLRTGLQDLAATYPQLIAEVRGWGLINGLELQPDTPLTAAEVVKAALAEGLLLVPAGPKVVRFVPPLIVRAAEIDMALGAMSRAFAHLAA
- a CDS encoding ABC transporter ATP-binding protein/permease codes for the protein MAVPILNLLGADGSRQQIQLGRDRLIIGTDPQSQVILVGEGISRHHALILPTETGYQVADLGSASGTFLNGTKLRPRTPVVLKAGDRLRIGDFEAIFDPDGRATTELPGTVVMGAASTPILQVATPHWLQEFPLLKEELILGRDPKADITIDHPFVSFHHAKLVRSGDHYKIIDLGSKNGLHWRGTTMSEHTLAPGDVIHVGESLRLTYLLMPATEVVEQTRPLPLRDRQQVRIGRDPSNDMVLDHPVVSRFHARLYLQEGQWYIVDLNSANGTFVNNRRLEPRKPVVLPTGALVRIGPYSSVFTPDETIVPHNDSGNLRLDAIHLSKTTPKGAKLLQDISLSILPREFVAIVGGSGAGKSTLLDALNGFRPATKGMVLVNGHDLYRYFGTYRTQIGYVPQDDIIHRELTVAQALDYAARLRLPADFSDQERQEQVNRVLAELELTAQRHVLVKQLSGGQRKRVSIGVELLTRPSLFFLDEATSGLDPGTETQMMRLLRQLADQGRTILLITHATKNVMLCDLVVFLARGGYLAYFGPPDQALSYFDVQDFDEIYLKIESEANPALWQQRYRQSHLYQTYVVERQRPLNVDTGATRQVQPQHQKATIPRVAPWRQWWILIRRNLAILRQDRAALILMLSLAPILGALDFVLWKPMILDPDQGDAGQAFTMAFVTVLIAVMVGSLATMREIVKELEIYRRERMVGLGLWPYIFSKLGPAVVLALYQAAIFLGMKFLAINLSLGIGAIAGLYLTLFLVTFGGMVMGLLVSALSPTQTVAPLLTILFLVPQITFAGAIIPLKDLGPVGNWISDVTLTRWGYANVVSLLGFGQDVAQDPCWQQPKSVREKRSPEALAQCPCFGENLFRRCHFPGVRKEYHPAVDEPEPPQPAEPGDPPALPKSVLELNQAYRDRVEEYNQRVKAYQRAMDRWQDQFALWKEQRGRAIASGEALIDRFWSLQGQTFNANVTANHLRLGGIIALMLGLVGVFQKRKDVL
- a CDS encoding response regulator transcription factor, which encodes MLMHIEIIESNPHLRSLLGWHLQQGGHIVHLASGCQQGQEVFQLRHPDLVVLDLDLNEGNGLALCRWLHHQGAVLILVLSAREDEADVVTALRAGADDYLAKPFGMQEFLARIEALARRARPCLPSILNLGELQIDLVQRRVVVRNVPVDLTPQEFSLLYVLTQMGGTPLSRQELLRRAWPEGIDNPRTVDTHILSLRKKIEVDPQQPRLIQTVRNVGYRLHLEPLNGRYPQNGNKLRPPQSPRHVLV